From Oceanispirochaeta sp. M1, a single genomic window includes:
- a CDS encoding D-alanyl-D-alanine carboxypeptidase family protein, protein MTKQKTILLILIISFLTAGLTAQTEVAPELTASSALLMDFDSGRILYEKNSQVRISPASMTKVMTLLLCYDALAAGELKREDIITIDEAGSSFSRPPFSSLMLLEEGQEVSVLGIMKGLAISSGNDAAYAIAHILGPGKRAFVDKMNARARSIGMKSTVFVDPDGWSEYNLVTAEDYALLAREYISLYPEALNELHSQLFMVYPLPENMPEGREFRIQVPRKKKNTNLLLGRVGGVDGLKTGYIDESGFNFTGTALRDGQRIISIIMGVFTDSYYQGIRLRAEESEKLINYGFYNYHYRSLPGIDFDEIRVWYGNSQFVQPVLSEVDEIVLGDDELLQVTSNVTLQDEIHAPLAVNAVIGSVDYYLGSVLLTSADVILPQGLEKGAWYKRIRDFLILSWQDMRARFS, encoded by the coding sequence ATGACTAAACAAAAAACCATTCTCCTTATTTTAATAATCAGTTTTTTAACTGCAGGATTAACTGCGCAGACTGAGGTTGCGCCGGAACTGACAGCTTCATCAGCCCTGCTGATGGATTTTGACTCCGGTCGTATTCTTTATGAGAAAAACAGCCAAGTTCGAATTTCACCTGCCTCCATGACAAAGGTAATGACTCTTCTTCTCTGCTACGATGCCCTTGCTGCCGGAGAACTCAAGAGGGAAGACATAATAACCATTGATGAGGCTGGTTCCTCTTTTTCAAGACCACCTTTCTCCTCCCTTATGCTGCTGGAGGAGGGGCAGGAAGTCTCTGTTCTGGGTATAATGAAGGGTCTTGCCATATCATCCGGAAATGATGCGGCCTATGCCATTGCCCATATACTGGGACCGGGAAAGCGGGCCTTTGTGGATAAGATGAATGCCCGAGCCAGATCCATAGGCATGAAATCAACTGTATTTGTGGATCCAGACGGATGGAGTGAATACAATCTTGTAACAGCAGAGGATTATGCTCTACTGGCCAGAGAATATATCAGTCTGTATCCCGAGGCTCTGAATGAACTTCATTCTCAGCTCTTTATGGTCTATCCACTCCCTGAAAATATGCCTGAAGGCAGAGAATTCAGAATACAGGTTCCCAGAAAAAAGAAAAATACCAATTTACTTTTAGGCCGTGTTGGGGGTGTAGACGGTCTGAAGACCGGATATATTGATGAGTCGGGCTTTAACTTTACAGGAACGGCTCTCCGGGACGGTCAGAGGATTATCTCAATTATTATGGGTGTTTTTACGGATAGCTATTATCAGGGGATAAGACTGAGGGCCGAAGAGTCTGAAAAGCTTATTAATTACGGATTTTATAATTATCATTACCGTTCTTTGCCCGGGATTGATTTTGATGAGATCAGGGTCTGGTATGGAAACAGTCAGTTTGTGCAGCCGGTTCTTTCTGAAGTTGATGAGATTGTTCTGGGGGATGATGAGCTGCTTCAGGTCACATCAAATGTGACACTGCAGGATGAGATTCATGCACCTCTGGCTGTGAATGCAGTTATCGGGTCAGTGGACTATTATCTGGGTTCAGTACTGCTGACATCAGCAGATGTGATTCTACCCCAGGGGCTTGAAAAAGGTGCATGGTACAAAAGGATTCGAGATTTTCTTATTCTGAGCTGGCAGGATATGAGAGCTCGATTCAGTTGA
- a CDS encoding ABC-F family ATP-binding cassette domain-containing protein, translated as MNLISIDNITINRGGNNLVVGSSFGIDSDDKIALIGSNGCGKSSLISVLTGESAPDEGQVSRNKTIYISRVDQQPLFSDDEKVLDFIFRDPSTQMKLVKDYEICSKKMEENAQDETVLNDFHTLTEQMEKWNCWELESRIKSLLSELNIIDFNAAMSSLSGGMVKKAALVRALCQDYNLLILDEPTNHLDIPTIEWLQEYLKKSDKAFILVTHDRYFMENICNRILEIDDQSVFQYKGNYSRYLDQKALRQNIENSKQARIESILRNELKWISRGPRARAGKDKKRTANFYNLMDEKNREEASSAEFSSSFRRLGKKILHLKNIEFSYGDKNVIKPFSYQFRRGERIGLIGPNGSGKTTLLNLISGALNPDTGSIDMGINTHIGYFDQTGSVLKSDMKVMDYLNEHAEKITLADGSTLTPTQLLDRFLFPKSLYYTALGDVSGGERRRLYLIRILLSNPNFLLFDEPTNDLDLQTLSMLEDYLMDFPGCLMLVSHDRYFLDRVTDFQFVFDHVGNIHGYAGNYSEYKSLLTEKNIAEEAAAPAAKKETSQVVKRERKLSYKEKQEYEGIEEDILDIEGKIEEKEAAFSAPDFSPESAASLTVEYEALKKKLELKYVRWEELSALAGE; from the coding sequence ATGAATCTAATTTCAATTGACAATATAACTATTAACAGAGGCGGCAATAATCTTGTAGTCGGTAGCTCTTTCGGTATCGACTCGGATGACAAGATCGCCCTGATAGGCAGCAACGGCTGCGGTAAATCCTCACTGATTTCTGTGCTTACAGGTGAATCTGCACCCGATGAGGGCCAGGTCTCCCGTAATAAGACCATTTATATAAGCAGAGTAGATCAGCAACCCCTCTTTTCTGATGATGAAAAAGTCCTGGACTTTATCTTCAGAGATCCCAGTACACAGATGAAACTGGTTAAAGACTATGAAATCTGCAGTAAAAAGATGGAAGAGAATGCTCAGGATGAAACAGTTCTGAATGATTTTCACACGCTGACAGAGCAAATGGAAAAATGGAACTGCTGGGAACTTGAAAGCCGCATTAAATCTCTTCTATCCGAACTCAATATCATCGATTTCAATGCAGCCATGAGTTCACTCTCAGGAGGTATGGTTAAAAAAGCAGCCCTGGTACGGGCACTCTGCCAGGATTACAACCTGCTTATACTCGATGAGCCTACGAACCACCTTGATATTCCTACAATTGAATGGCTCCAGGAATATCTTAAAAAATCGGATAAAGCCTTTATCCTTGTAACCCATGACCGCTACTTTATGGAAAATATCTGTAACAGGATCCTTGAAATAGATGATCAGAGTGTTTTTCAGTACAAAGGTAACTATTCACGTTATCTCGATCAGAAAGCACTACGTCAGAATATAGAGAACAGTAAGCAGGCAAGAATAGAATCCATCCTCAGAAATGAACTCAAATGGATCAGCCGAGGCCCGAGAGCACGCGCAGGTAAAGACAAGAAACGTACGGCGAATTTCTACAACCTCATGGATGAGAAGAACCGGGAGGAAGCTTCGAGTGCGGAGTTCAGTTCAAGCTTCAGACGCCTTGGTAAAAAAATACTTCATCTCAAGAATATTGAGTTTTCCTACGGTGACAAAAATGTTATTAAACCATTCAGCTATCAGTTTCGCAGGGGTGAAAGGATCGGTCTTATCGGACCAAACGGTTCTGGAAAAACGACCCTGCTCAATCTGATCAGCGGAGCTCTCAATCCCGACACCGGCAGCATCGATATGGGAATCAATACCCATATCGGTTATTTTGATCAGACCGGCTCTGTTTTAAAAAGTGATATGAAGGTTATGGACTACCTCAATGAACATGCCGAGAAGATCACTTTAGCCGACGGCAGCACACTGACACCGACTCAACTGCTGGACCGTTTCCTTTTTCCAAAATCACTGTACTATACGGCCCTGGGTGACGTATCCGGTGGAGAACGAAGACGTCTGTATCTGATCAGGATACTCCTGAGCAATCCGAACTTTCTTCTCTTTGATGAGCCCACAAACGATCTTGATCTGCAGACCCTGAGCATGTTGGAAGACTATCTCATGGATTTCCCCGGCTGTCTGATGCTGGTATCCCATGACAGATATTTCCTGGACAGGGTAACTGACTTTCAGTTTGTATTTGATCATGTCGGCAATATACACGGTTATGCCGGAAACTATAGTGAATATAAATCTCTTCTCACTGAAAAGAATATAGCCGAAGAGGCAGCTGCGCCGGCAGCTAAAAAAGAGACAAGCCAGGTTGTAAAGAGAGAGAGAAAGCTCAGCTATAAGGAAAAACAGGAATATGAGGGAATTGAGGAAGACATCCTGGATATAGAAGGAAAAATTGAGGAAAAGGAAGCAGCCTTCTCCGCCCCTGACTTCAGCCCGGAATCTGCTGCTTCTCTGACTGTTGAGTATGAAGCATTAAAGAAGAAACTTGAGTTGAAATATGTACGCTGGGAAGAACTCTCGGCACTTGCAGGTGAATAA
- the udk gene encoding uridine kinase, giving the protein MDAPKIIGISGGSGSGKTTIVRKISESIEDFVFIPQDNYYRSAEYITNSNITEFNFDHPNAFDKDLIMQHLADLKDGKAIQMPQYDFVHHRRMEETIEVKPKKVIIFEGIMVFYEKMIRDLMDLKIYVDTPDDIRFIRRLQRDVNERGRTQDSVIKQYMDVVRPGHFEFIEPTKSYADIIIPEGGMNMNALQVLAAFIKETVERD; this is encoded by the coding sequence ATGGATGCACCAAAAATAATCGGTATTTCAGGCGGTTCTGGATCCGGTAAGACAACAATTGTCAGAAAGATATCAGAATCAATAGAGGATTTTGTTTTTATCCCTCAGGATAACTATTATCGTTCGGCTGAATACATCACTAACAGTAATATTACAGAATTCAACTTTGACCATCCCAATGCCTTTGACAAGGACCTGATCATGCAGCATCTTGCGGATCTTAAAGATGGAAAGGCAATTCAGATGCCTCAATATGATTTTGTTCATCACAGACGGATGGAAGAGACCATTGAGGTTAAGCCCAAGAAGGTCATCATATTTGAAGGGATCATGGTTTTTTATGAAAAAATGATCCGTGATCTTATGGATCTTAAAATCTATGTAGACACTCCCGATGATATCCGTTTTATCAGACGTTTACAGCGGGATGTAAACGAGAGAGGCAGAACTCAGGACTCTGTTATCAAGCAGTATATGGATGTTGTACGTCCGGGACATTTTGAGTTTATTGAACCCACCAAAAGCTATGCGGATATAATTATTCCCGAAGGCGGAATGAATATGAATGCTCTGCAGGTGCTTGCGGCATTTATCAAGGAAACAGTAGAACGGGATTAA
- a CDS encoding ankyrin repeat domain-containing protein: MNKRIELFGLSLTLILLLTACASTTEPAVEPEAALVEESTNDSLHSLVQSKDTAGLEELFKINVDVNERNSDGQTALHLAAQAGNRDIVMLLLLQKADPNALDNTGKTPLHLAVKAGHSDTASVLVDGKADIFIKDQSSMTPVELGFSSMPMLKALIRKQNVNSGFVAEGTVLHKAAASGNVAASEYILGLGGNPNIKNQEGKLPLDIAHEDRISKDRAEIASLLIKSGSFRAQEDIYKYFHTLYNQSDINYRFDFGQTALHIAAEQGHEGIVRLLMDKGADLNSRDKPGNTALHSAVRGGYRSIVTLLLNAGADVNATDYNSNVPLHMAMTLDRDIEILQLLLSAGADVNAKNSFGNTALHLSVTLNRERTAAEYLLDYGAVLESRNKHGNTALMEAVDRGNSEIAILLLQKGADIFARNNKSETPISMSLMRGVTTLSWFIDSSNINAQDNEGNTSLHMAVLMEVNADVYRYLLENGAGIDNRNFAGDTPLHIAVRQEILELTTQFLKLGGNLYIENNSGETPLSLAFDKGPDYVSNFLIDTVLEKTDNMNYTPLFHAVLWEKSDIVRVIIDRGADINRKSLIGSTPLHEAVKTGSVQISGILLRAGADVNSTDYQGNTPLHEIVYWNSLNLAELLISSGADINKKNLVGRSPFYEAVVNGDFEMCSYLIKQGADLEVRDNSGKTPLFETIIGNNTALMELLVSQGSSIQKRDNSGNTPLHAAVIVDNHKAVEYLFNLNADIFATNINNASPLTLVINKGSEYVNTFMSYENINARDNNGNTPLHIAAAMKASVSTLQTMIDKGADKEARNNLGQRPYDKAVNSKYEAGLDILK, translated from the coding sequence ATGAATAAGAGAATAGAACTATTCGGATTATCCCTGACACTGATCCTGCTTCTTACAGCATGTGCATCAACAACCGAACCGGCAGTAGAACCGGAAGCAGCTCTTGTAGAAGAAAGTACGAATGACAGCTTACATTCTCTGGTTCAGAGTAAAGATACAGCAGGACTGGAAGAGTTATTTAAGATAAATGTTGATGTCAATGAACGAAACAGCGATGGCCAGACCGCACTGCATCTGGCAGCACAGGCCGGGAACCGCGACATCGTTATGCTGCTCCTGCTTCAGAAAGCAGACCCGAATGCCCTTGATAATACAGGGAAAACACCCCTCCACCTTGCGGTTAAGGCAGGTCATTCTGATACGGCATCCGTACTGGTTGATGGTAAAGCAGACATATTCATAAAAGATCAGAGCTCCATGACTCCCGTAGAACTGGGATTCAGCTCAATGCCCATGCTCAAAGCCCTGATCCGCAAACAGAATGTTAATAGCGGGTTTGTAGCAGAAGGGACAGTTCTTCATAAAGCTGCAGCCTCAGGCAATGTTGCGGCAAGTGAATATATTCTGGGCCTCGGTGGAAACCCTAATATTAAAAATCAGGAAGGCAAACTGCCTCTGGACATCGCCCATGAAGACAGAATAAGTAAAGACAGAGCAGAAATAGCTTCTCTGCTGATCAAATCAGGTTCTTTCAGGGCTCAGGAAGATATATACAAGTATTTTCATACCCTCTATAACCAGAGCGATATAAATTACCGTTTTGACTTTGGACAGACAGCCCTTCACATAGCTGCCGAACAGGGACATGAGGGAATAGTACGTCTTCTTATGGATAAAGGTGCAGACCTCAACAGCCGGGACAAACCGGGAAACACTGCACTCCACAGCGCAGTGAGAGGCGGATACAGGAGTATTGTCACTCTGCTCCTTAATGCAGGGGCCGATGTGAATGCCACTGATTACAACAGCAATGTACCCCTCCATATGGCCATGACCCTGGATCGTGATATTGAAATACTGCAGCTCCTTCTTTCTGCGGGTGCTGATGTGAATGCAAAAAACAGTTTTGGTAATACGGCTCTCCATCTGAGTGTGACACTCAACAGAGAAAGAACTGCCGCAGAATACCTTCTGGACTACGGTGCTGTTCTGGAAAGCCGGAATAAACACGGAAATACAGCCCTCATGGAAGCCGTAGACAGAGGAAACTCTGAAATTGCGATCCTCCTCCTTCAGAAGGGTGCAGATATATTTGCCAGAAACAATAAGAGTGAAACTCCCATCAGCATGAGCCTGATGCGCGGTGTAACTACTCTTAGCTGGTTTATAGACAGCAGCAATATCAATGCACAGGACAATGAAGGCAATACCTCTCTTCATATGGCTGTTCTGATGGAAGTGAATGCAGATGTCTACCGTTACCTGCTGGAAAATGGGGCAGGAATAGACAACAGAAACTTCGCAGGAGACACTCCTCTTCACATTGCAGTCAGACAGGAGATTCTGGAACTGACAACACAGTTTCTGAAACTTGGTGGAAATCTCTATATTGAAAATAACAGCGGAGAGACTCCCCTATCACTGGCCTTTGACAAGGGACCTGATTATGTTTCAAATTTTCTGATCGACACGGTTCTTGAAAAGACTGACAACATGAACTACACCCCCCTGTTTCATGCCGTACTTTGGGAAAAATCCGATATTGTGAGGGTAATAATCGACAGAGGTGCAGATATAAACAGAAAGAGTCTGATCGGCTCCACTCCCCTGCATGAAGCAGTTAAAACCGGTTCTGTACAGATATCAGGCATACTCCTGAGAGCAGGGGCAGATGTAAACAGTACTGACTATCAGGGCAATACACCTCTACATGAGATAGTCTACTGGAATTCCCTGAATCTGGCAGAACTGCTGATCTCTTCGGGTGCAGATATCAACAAAAAAAACCTTGTGGGTCGCAGTCCATTCTACGAAGCTGTGGTTAACGGTGATTTTGAAATGTGCAGCTACCTGATAAAACAGGGTGCAGATCTTGAAGTGAGAGATAACAGCGGTAAGACTCCCCTCTTTGAAACCATAATAGGTAATAATACAGCACTTATGGAGCTTCTGGTCAGTCAGGGCAGCTCCATACAGAAAAGAGATAATAGCGGAAATACCCCTCTCCACGCAGCTGTTATTGTTGATAACCATAAGGCTGTTGAATACCTGTTCAATCTCAATGCGGATATTTTTGCCACAAACATAAACAACGCCTCCCCTCTGACTCTTGTTATTAATAAGGGAAGTGAATATGTAAATACCTTTATGAGCTATGAAAATATAAATGCAAGGGATAACAACGGAAATACACCCCTCCATATTGCAGCAGCCATGAAAGCCTCAGTCAGCACTCTTCAGACGATGATAGATAAGGGTGCCGACAAGGAAGCACGTAACAATCTGGGACAGCGGCCCTATGACAAGGCCGTTAACAGCAAGTATGAAGCTGGTCTTGATATTCTGAAATGA
- a CDS encoding thymidine kinase, which yields MGQKMERESGDFLKSLGFPEIRVHQSYGHFDFTKPCRRILVIGPMGSGKTEYSAKIWRDARVTLEKSDRVGDLTRAGDADRRNVFFVRSALDEKRFEDYPDDALAYRGGYERLGNNIAKIRNSFDLEKLIDDFPEMGTWIIDEASFFDERMAYVIKNASEKKDLVFVYPTLILNFRRDIFNSTARLLIETATDVYPLTAYCEHSDCILDSFYTYRYYSVGGKECPALYFDPLIIIGGDLKKEDPREPNYCTRCDNHHFLPGKVYTYFTLKPLGETAAGGNSEPLKKELILLSENIKESLLYASVLDEQEDGLSHSQVIMNSLKVPCIAEKALLYLYVEQNLVSTDLFTQLADELKLDREYLISRLADNGRTIRW from the coding sequence ATGGGTCAGAAAATGGAACGTGAATCTGGAGATTTTTTAAAGAGCCTGGGATTCCCGGAAATACGAGTACATCAGTCATACGGCCATTTTGATTTTACAAAGCCGTGTAGAAGAATCCTTGTAATTGGTCCCATGGGCTCTGGTAAAACCGAGTATTCTGCAAAAATCTGGCGTGATGCCAGGGTTACCCTCGAAAAATCGGACAGGGTTGGCGACTTGACCAGAGCAGGAGATGCAGACAGACGTAATGTCTTTTTCGTACGTTCCGCCCTGGATGAAAAACGTTTTGAGGATTATCCGGATGATGCTCTGGCCTATCGTGGCGGCTATGAACGCCTTGGAAATAATATAGCCAAAATAAGAAACTCCTTTGATCTTGAAAAACTGATTGATGATTTTCCTGAAATGGGTACCTGGATTATTGATGAGGCCTCCTTTTTTGATGAAAGAATGGCCTATGTCATTAAAAATGCATCAGAAAAGAAAGATCTTGTTTTTGTTTACCCCACACTTATTCTGAATTTCAGACGGGATATTTTTAATTCTACAGCTCGTCTTCTTATTGAGACCGCAACGGATGTGTATCCTCTGACTGCCTACTGTGAGCATTCAGACTGTATTCTGGACAGCTTTTATACCTACCGTTATTACTCAGTGGGAGGAAAAGAGTGTCCCGCACTCTATTTTGATCCTCTTATCATAATCGGGGGAGACCTGAAGAAGGAAGATCCCAGAGAACCTAACTACTGTACACGCTGTGATAATCATCACTTTCTTCCGGGGAAGGTATATACATATTTTACCCTTAAACCTCTGGGAGAAACCGCAGCTGGTGGAAATTCGGAACCATTGAAAAAGGAGTTGATCCTTCTCAGTGAAAATATAAAAGAATCTTTGCTATATGCCAGTGTTCTTGATGAGCAGGAGGATGGTCTCAGTCATTCGCAGGTTATAATGAATTCTTTAAAAGTTCCCTGTATTGCTGAAAAAGCTCTTCTATACTTGTATGTAGAACAGAACCTTGTATCAACGGATCTTTTTACTCAGCTTGCTGATGAATTGAAACTTGACAGGGAGTATTTAATCAGCCGTCTGGCTGACAACGGTCGCACAATCAGGTGGTAG
- a CDS encoding L-serine ammonia-lyase, iron-sulfur-dependent, subunit alpha — MDSLRTLYKTGNGPSSSHTMGPQKAAASFFINFPEADLFKVCLYGSLALTGKGHLTDHIINETFAPRTVEILWFPEDEMPEHPNGMKMEALKDGINIGNWEGYSIGGGIIRTSGAGDQDSSESVYPHSSMKKILKHCSKKGLCLWEYVYMNEGEGIRDFLRSVLSDMQHSIDEGLSDEGVLPGGLFLSRKSSTYRKRAAMLAEPLSTSARLFSYALAVSETNAGGGVVVTAPTCGASGVLPAVLRSMKESFDLSETDLLRALASAGLIGNIVRTNGSISGAEVGCQGEVGVACAMAAGAAAQLMGGTPRQVEYAAEMGLEHHLGLTCDPVMGLVQIPCIERNVMGASRAIASAEYAILSDGSHKVGLDDAIATMTQTGRDLMSTYRETSLGGLASFYDENNME; from the coding sequence ATGGACTCTTTAAGAACTTTATATAAAACCGGTAACGGACCTTCCAGCAGTCACACCATGGGACCCCAGAAGGCAGCAGCATCATTTTTTATTAATTTCCCCGAGGCTGACCTGTTTAAGGTCTGCCTTTACGGCAGCCTGGCTTTAACAGGAAAAGGGCATCTGACAGATCATATAATAAATGAGACCTTTGCCCCCCGCACAGTGGAGATTCTGTGGTTTCCCGAGGATGAGATGCCCGAACATCCCAATGGGATGAAGATGGAAGCCCTGAAAGACGGAATAAACATCGGGAACTGGGAAGGCTACAGCATCGGTGGAGGAATCATCAGGACATCCGGTGCAGGAGATCAAGACAGCAGTGAAAGTGTTTATCCCCACTCCAGTATGAAAAAAATCCTGAAACACTGCAGTAAGAAAGGGCTCTGTCTCTGGGAGTATGTATATATGAACGAGGGGGAGGGCATCCGTGATTTTCTCCGCTCTGTTCTATCTGATATGCAGCACTCCATTGATGAGGGACTCTCAGATGAGGGTGTACTCCCCGGCGGTCTCTTTCTCAGCCGAAAATCAAGCACATATAGAAAAAGAGCCGCCATGCTGGCAGAACCTCTTTCAACCTCAGCCAGACTTTTTTCCTATGCTCTTGCTGTGTCAGAAACAAATGCAGGCGGCGGTGTTGTGGTTACAGCACCCACATGCGGAGCCAGCGGTGTGCTTCCTGCTGTTTTAAGGTCAATGAAAGAGTCTTTTGATTTGAGTGAGACTGATCTCCTGAGGGCTTTGGCATCAGCCGGTCTGATCGGTAATATTGTCAGAACAAACGGTTCTATTTCGGGCGCGGAAGTGGGATGTCAGGGAGAAGTGGGTGTAGCATGTGCTATGGCTGCCGGTGCTGCCGCACAGCTTATGGGCGGAACTCCAAGACAGGTGGAGTATGCTGCGGAGATGGGACTGGAACATCATCTGGGACTCACATGTGACCCTGTCATGGGACTGGTGCAGATCCCTTGTATCGAGAGGAATGTTATGGGTGCCAGCCGGGCTATTGCCAGTGCTGAATATGCCATCCTCAGCGACGGATCCCATAAAGTCGGTCTGGATGATGCCATTGCTACCATGACTCAGACAGGACGGGATCTTATGAGTACTTACAGAGAAACTTCTCTAGGTGGATTAGCCAGTTTTTATGATGAAAATAACATGGAATAA
- the deoC gene encoding deoxyribose-phosphate aldolase, with protein sequence MEKKLSKYIDHTLLKAGAMPSEIEKVCEEALKYDFASVCVNACYTSLVAEKLKGSTVLPCVVVGFPLGASPSEIKAAETAQAVKEGAGEVDMVINVGQMKAGNTEYVGKDIKAVVDASGSAVVKVILENCYLSKEEIRQACLLCEEAGADFVKTSTGFGPGGATLEDVALMKKTVPKLQVKAAGGIRDRETALAMIEAGADRLGASAGIAIVEGDADAGNNTGY encoded by the coding sequence ATGGAAAAAAAATTATCGAAATACATTGATCATACATTGCTGAAGGCCGGCGCAATGCCGTCTGAAATCGAAAAAGTATGTGAGGAAGCTTTAAAATATGATTTTGCGTCAGTATGTGTAAATGCATGCTATACCTCTCTGGTGGCAGAAAAACTGAAAGGCAGTACTGTCCTTCCCTGTGTGGTTGTAGGATTTCCATTAGGAGCCAGCCCCAGTGAAATAAAGGCTGCCGAGACAGCGCAGGCAGTGAAAGAGGGTGCTGGTGAGGTTGATATGGTTATCAACGTTGGTCAGATGAAGGCCGGAAATACAGAATATGTAGGAAAAGATATCAAGGCAGTTGTAGATGCCTCGGGTTCTGCAGTTGTAAAAGTTATTCTTGAAAACTGCTATCTCAGTAAAGAAGAGATTCGTCAGGCCTGTCTTCTCTGTGAAGAAGCTGGTGCTGACTTTGTAAAAACATCCACAGGTTTTGGTCCCGGAGGAGCTACTCTTGAAGATGTGGCTCTTATGAAAAAGACTGTTCCCAAACTTCAGGTAAAGGCTGCCGGTGGAATACGTGACCGTGAAACAGCCCTGGCCATGATTGAAGCCGGAGCAGACCGTCTGGGCGCCAGTGCCGGTATTGCTATTGTCGAGGGGGATGCCGATGCGGGCAACAATACTGGTTATTGA
- a CDS encoding phosphopentomutase: MRATILVIDSFGIGELPDAGDYGDKGSNTALHIAQAMEQESLWPALKNLGLGNASELLGNPLPGCEAIAAPSAKFGVMKEKSPGKDTTTGHWEMAGLVLEQAFTQFPKEYPSFPEDLVQAFIEKTGCGGILGNKAASGTAIIEELGAEHLKTGYPICYTSADSVFQIACHMSKYSIEELYKMCEIARELCDPLAVGRVIARPFDGPSDAFFRTKERHDYSIALPDDSLLDHLQKNGVKTVAVGKIGSIFNESGITESHHDSGNPACIDRTEEILSKPSEAKEFLFVNLVDTDMIFGHRRDVKGYGFAVSEIDTKLPRFLDMMADGDVMIITGDHGCDPSFKGTDHTREHIPLLWYQKGAEGGSVGIRESFSDITASLCDYFQVGSMEHGESFL, encoded by the coding sequence ATGCGGGCAACAATACTGGTTATTGACAGTTTTGGAATAGGTGAACTCCCGGATGCCGGTGATTACGGTGATAAGGGTTCAAATACAGCACTTCACATCGCTCAGGCTATGGAGCAGGAAAGTCTATGGCCTGCATTGAAGAACCTGGGTCTTGGGAATGCTTCTGAACTTTTAGGAAATCCACTCCCCGGATGTGAAGCAATTGCAGCTCCATCGGCAAAATTCGGAGTTATGAAAGAAAAATCTCCCGGCAAGGATACAACAACAGGTCATTGGGAGATGGCGGGACTTGTACTGGAACAGGCATTTACTCAATTTCCTAAAGAGTATCCTTCCTTTCCCGAAGATCTGGTTCAGGCTTTCATTGAAAAGACCGGATGCGGCGGGATTCTCGGCAACAAGGCTGCAAGCGGTACTGCAATAATTGAAGAACTGGGTGCTGAGCATCTGAAAACAGGGTATCCCATCTGTTATACCTCGGCAGACTCAGTTTTTCAGATAGCCTGCCATATGTCTAAATACTCAATCGAAGAGCTATATAAGATGTGTGAGATTGCCAGGGAACTTTGTGATCCTCTGGCTGTGGGACGTGTTATCGCAAGACCCTTTGATGGTCCATCTGATGCCTTTTTCCGTACTAAAGAGCGCCATGACTATTCCATCGCTCTGCCTGATGATTCACTTCTGGATCATCTGCAGAAAAATGGTGTTAAGACAGTGGCTGTCGGCAAAATAGGTTCCATATTCAACGAATCCGGCATAACAGAAAGTCATCATGATTCAGGGAATCCTGCCTGTATTGACAGAACCGAAGAGATTCTTTCAAAACCTTCTGAAGCTAAAGAGTTTCTTTTTGTAAACCTTGTTGATACGGATATGATTTTTGGACATCGTCGTGATGTGAAAGGTTACGGGTTTGCTGTATCGGAAATTGATACCAAACTGCCCCGGTTTCTGGATATGATGGCAGATGGTGATGTAATGATTATTACAGGTGACCATGGTTGTGATCCTTCCTTTAAAGGAACCGATCATACACGTGAACATATTCCACTACTCTGGTATCAGAAAGGTGCTGAGGGAGGCTCAGTGGGGATCAGAGAGAGTTTTTCAGATATAACCGCTTCCCTATGTGATTATTTTCAGGTTGGGTCTATGGAGCACGGTGAATCTTTTCTATGA